Proteins encoded by one window of Halobaculum halobium:
- a CDS encoding ABC transporter permease translates to MGRAQYTIRRVLQAIPVLLGVVTITYFLMEAMPGDPVSIMLGPSPSAQQAAAIRAKYGLDQPLWLRYLNYLWDVVQLDLGTSLYYEVPVTQKILERMPVTILLLASSFTFAIVTSIPLGIISAQRRNKPTDHVARVVALLGVSTPSFWIGLVLIILFAYQVSWFPATNLVLPWASPAEVGVDSQFDVLVTSLHHLVLPTISLGTLQMAALTRIERSSMLEVLGEEYVKLARAYGVKETTILRKHAFRNAQLPLITLLGLQLTSAIGGAVLTETVFSINGMGTLIITAINNQDFALVVGTTLVLGLVFVVGVILTDLSYAYIDPRVTFEDAD, encoded by the coding sequence ATGGGACGCGCACAGTACACGATCCGACGGGTCCTGCAGGCGATTCCGGTTCTGCTCGGAGTCGTCACGATCACGTACTTCCTGATGGAGGCGATGCCGGGCGACCCGGTGAGTATCATGCTCGGGCCGTCGCCCAGCGCCCAACAGGCCGCCGCCATCCGGGCGAAGTACGGACTCGACCAGCCGCTGTGGCTCCGCTACCTGAACTACCTCTGGGACGTGGTACAGCTCGATCTGGGAACGAGTCTGTACTACGAAGTTCCGGTCACCCAGAAGATCCTCGAACGGATGCCGGTGACGATACTGTTGCTCGCGTCGAGCTTCACGTTCGCGATCGTCACGTCGATCCCGCTCGGGATCATCTCGGCTCAGCGGCGCAACAAGCCCACGGACCACGTCGCCCGTGTCGTGGCGCTGCTGGGCGTCTCGACGCCCTCGTTCTGGATCGGGCTGGTGCTGATTATCCTGTTTGCCTACCAGGTCAGCTGGTTCCCCGCGACGAACCTCGTGCTTCCGTGGGCGTCGCCCGCGGAGGTGGGCGTCGACAGCCAGTTCGACGTGCTCGTCACGTCGCTGCACCACCTCGTGTTGCCGACGATATCGCTCGGCACGCTCCAGATGGCGGCGCTCACCCGGATCGAGCGGTCGTCGATGCTGGAGGTGCTCGGCGAGGAGTACGTCAAGCTCGCTCGCGCCTACGGCGTCAAGGAGACGACGATCCTCCGCAAGCACGCCTTCCGTAACGCACAGCTCCCGCTGATCACGCTGTTGGGGCTTCAGCTCACCAGCGCCATCGGCGGGGCGGTGTTGACCGAGACCGTCTTCTCCATCAACGGAATGGGGACGCTCATCATCACCGCGATCAACAACCAAGACTTCGCGCTGGTCGTCGGCACGACGCTCGTGCTCGGCTTGGTGTTCGTCGTCGGGGTCATCCTCACCGACCTCTCGTACGCGTACATCGACCCGCGAGTCACCTTCGAGGACGCAGACTGA
- a CDS encoding ABC transporter permease: MATTTGSDTDSRTESESQSVESDPEQPAANVGWRYTVSQVRRDPTALAGLGIIGIATLVAVIAFLDQSVLPLLGIEQYAIAQAVWMSPNAEVAPQLLPPAWTTNVFGEGTWAHPLGTDDRGRDILSRVFYGTRIAISVGVIATTIALVAGTVVGSVAGYYGGRIDDVLMRAVETLYAIPFLVLVIVFMVAFGRNLTFAMIGVGIANIPTFARLIRSRVLSVREEDYIEAARAAGVRDRNIIFRHVIPNSFAPVLVQATLQIGVAILIVAGLSFLGFGAQPPTPSWGQMLSQSRDYMLPDPWFSIWPGMAILITVVGFNLLGDGLRDALDPRINN; this comes from the coding sequence ATGGCGACGACAACCGGATCCGACACCGACTCGCGAACCGAGAGCGAATCACAGTCCGTCGAGTCCGACCCGGAACAGCCCGCCGCGAACGTCGGGTGGCGCTACACCGTCTCGCAGGTCCGCCGCGACCCGACGGCGCTTGCGGGGCTGGGAATAATCGGGATCGCGACGCTCGTTGCGGTCATCGCGTTCCTCGATCAGTCCGTCCTTCCGCTGCTCGGGATCGAACAGTACGCCATCGCGCAGGCGGTGTGGATGAGTCCCAACGCCGAGGTCGCCCCGCAGCTGCTGCCGCCGGCGTGGACGACCAACGTCTTCGGCGAGGGCACGTGGGCCCACCCGCTGGGCACCGACGACCGCGGGCGCGACATCCTCTCGCGGGTGTTCTACGGCACGCGAATCGCCATCTCCGTCGGCGTCATCGCGACGACCATCGCGCTGGTTGCCGGGACGGTCGTCGGGTCGGTCGCCGGCTACTACGGCGGTCGCATCGACGACGTGCTGATGCGTGCCGTCGAGACCCTGTACGCCATCCCGTTTCTCGTGCTCGTCATCGTGTTCATGGTCGCGTTCGGTCGCAACCTCACGTTCGCGATGATCGGCGTCGGGATCGCCAACATCCCGACGTTCGCCCGGCTCATCCGCTCGCGGGTGCTGTCGGTGCGCGAGGAGGACTACATCGAGGCGGCACGTGCGGCCGGCGTTCGCGACCGCAACATTATCTTCAGACACGTCATTCCGAACAGCTTCGCGCCCGTCCTGGTACAGGCGACCCTGCAGATCGGCGTGGCGATCCTCATCGTCGCCGGGCTGTCGTTCCTCGGCTTCGGCGCACAGCCGCCCACGCCGTCGTGGGGACAGATGCTCTCGCAGTCGCGCGACTACATGCTCCCCGACCCGTGGTTCAGTATCTGGCCCGGGATGGCGATTCTCATCACCGTTGTCGGCTTCAACCTGCTCGGCGACGGGCTCCGCGACGCCCTCGATCCCCGTATCAACAACTGA
- a CDS encoding ABC transporter ATP-binding protein, with the protein MSEPLLTVENLKTQFFTEEGTVRAVDGVNFEVNEGELVGLVGESGAGKSVAAQSIMRLVEEPGRIVDGTVTFDGKKLVDITETPDGRMEESDEMLSNREMREQIRGREIAIVFQDPMESLNPVFKVGAQLREFIELNREVGESEAKRIAVDMLREVGIPEPEARYDDYPHEFSGGMRQRVLIAMALACEPRLIIADEPTTALDVTVEGQILDLVSDLQERYDTAFLWVTHDMGVVAEICDRVNVMYLGEVVEEAKVDDLFHDTKHPYTEALLRSMPRPDQAVESLDPIKGVMPEAINPPSGCRFHTRCPEAREACKEFHPEYHDVSDASEAPHSVSCIKYEAVGYEDSDPLETEATGAFAGGLAEMRGDEGGGATGVSGGGADE; encoded by the coding sequence ATGTCCGAACCACTACTCACAGTCGAGAACCTGAAGACCCAGTTCTTCACCGAGGAAGGCACCGTCCGCGCGGTCGACGGCGTGAACTTCGAGGTCAACGAGGGCGAACTCGTCGGCCTCGTCGGCGAGTCCGGGGCCGGCAAGTCGGTCGCCGCCCAGTCGATCATGCGGCTCGTCGAGGAGCCGGGCCGGATCGTCGACGGCACCGTCACGTTCGACGGGAAGAAGCTGGTCGACATCACCGAGACCCCCGACGGTCGGATGGAAGAGTCCGACGAAATGCTCTCGAACCGGGAGATGCGCGAGCAGATCCGCGGCCGCGAGATCGCGATCGTCTTCCAGGATCCCATGGAGTCGCTCAACCCCGTGTTCAAGGTGGGCGCCCAGCTCCGGGAGTTCATCGAGCTGAACCGAGAGGTGGGCGAGTCGGAGGCGAAGCGGATCGCCGTCGACATGCTCCGAGAGGTCGGCATTCCAGAGCCCGAGGCCCGGTACGACGACTACCCCCACGAGTTCTCGGGCGGCATGCGTCAGCGCGTGCTGATCGCGATGGCGCTGGCGTGTGAGCCGCGGCTCATCATCGCCGACGAGCCGACGACCGCGCTCGACGTGACCGTCGAGGGGCAGATCCTCGATCTGGTCAGCGACCTCCAGGAGCGGTACGACACCGCGTTCCTGTGGGTCACCCACGACATGGGCGTCGTCGCGGAGATCTGCGACCGCGTGAACGTCATGTACCTCGGGGAGGTTGTCGAGGAGGCCAAGGTGGACGATCTGTTCCACGACACGAAACACCCCTACACCGAGGCGCTGCTGCGGTCGATGCCTCGCCCCGATCAGGCCGTCGAGTCGCTCGATCCGATCAAGGGGGTGATGCCGGAGGCGATCAACCCGCCATCCGGCTGCCGGTTCCACACGCGCTGTCCGGAAGCGCGGGAGGCCTGCAAGGAGTTCCACCCGGAGTACCACGACGTGAGCGACGCCAGCGAGGCTCCGCACTCGGTGTCGTGTATCAAGTACGAGGCCGTCGGCTACGAGGACAGCGACCCGCTGGAGACGGAGGCGACGGGCGCCTTCGCGGGCGGACTTGCCGAGATGCGGGGCGACGAGGGCGGGGGCGCAACCGGCGTTTCCGGAGGTGGGGCCGATGAGTGA